A single window of Pogona vitticeps strain Pit_001003342236 chromosome 11, PviZW2.1, whole genome shotgun sequence DNA harbors:
- the SLC7A3 gene encoding cationic amino acid transporter 3 isoform X1 — protein MAFHSVKLNGARSLGDRGRCIQLAKMLKKTMTSFGKKLIRQRTVDLSSQETQLARCLSTLDLIALGVGSTLGAGVYVLSGEVAKDLAGPSIVICFFIAAISSVLAGLCYAEFGARVPKAGSAYLYSYVTVGEIWAFTTGWNLILSYMIGTASVARAWSSTFDHIIGDHISAFFHNRTALHVENVLAEYPDFFALFLVLLLTALLSFGVSESALVNKIFTAINLLVLTFVIIAGFIKGDVKNWNLSEEDFQNRSQESGNKAGPFGNGGFFPFGFEGILSGAATCFYAFVGFDCIATTGEEARNPQRAIPIGIIVSLLICFVAYFGVSASLTLMVPYFLVDKESPLPDAFKAVGWEPARYVVAIGSLCALSTSLLGSMFPMPRVIYAMAEDGLLFKFLFRVHSRTKTPLVATVVSGIIAALMAFLFELRDLVNLMSIGTLLAYSLVAVCVLILRYQPEPCAYSKDVEMLEMNGSEEEKVIMNLAVSDSQTRLKEKFTWKKLFCPSEDMPTGISGRIVYISSTVISVMITALCGILAQNWEALLERSVGWVLASALLLAVSVLGTIIIWRQPESKTRLTFKVPALPLLPLLSIFVNIYLMMQLDAGTWVRFSIWMAIGFAIYFGYGIWHSEEGQVARQSQSASTKPLDSPSADLNQDMAT, from the exons ATGGCGTTCCACTCTGTAAAGCTGAATGGAGCCAG ATCCTTGGGGGACAGAGGGCGTTGCATACAACTGGCCAAGATGTTGAAGAAAACCATGACAAGCTTTGGCAAGAAGCTGATCCGGCAGCGCACGGTGGACCTCAGCTCGCAGGAGACTCAGTTAGCCCGCTGCCTCTCCACTCTAGATCTGATCGCTCTGGGGGTGGGCAGCACCCTTGGGGCAGGTGTCTACGTTCTGTCAGGAGAAGTGGCCAAGGATCTAGCTGGCCCTTCTATTGTGATCTGCTTCTTCATTGCTGCAATCTCGTCGGTGTTGGCCGGCTTATGTTATGCAGAGTTTGGAGCCCGTGTGCCCAAGGCTGGCTCTGCCTACCTCTACAGCTATGTGACTGTTGGGGAGATTTGGGCCTTCACCACAGGATGGAACCTTATCCTCTCTTATATGATAG GAACAGCTAGTGTGGCTCGGGCCTGGAGCTCCACTTTTGACCACATCATTGGAGACCACATCTCTGCTTTTTTCCACAACAGAACAGCCTTGCATGTCGAAAACGTGCTGGCTGAGTATCCAGACTTCTTTGCTCTCTTCTTGGTCTTGCTTCTTACAG CCTTGTTATCATTTGGAGTGAGTGAATCTGCCCTGGTGAACAAGATCTTCACGGCCATCAACTTGCTTGTCCTCACCTTTGTCATCATTGCTGGTTTCATAAAAGGAGATGTCAAGAACTGGAATTTGTCTGAAGAAGATTTTCAGAACCGATCACAGGAATCTGGAAACAA AGCGGGCCCCTTTGGTAACGGCggctttttcccctttggctttGAGGGGATTCTGTCGGGAGCTGCCACCTGCTTCTATGCCTTTGTTGGATTTGACTGTATTGCAACAACAG GGGAGGAAGCACGTAACCCCCAGCGGGCAATCCCCATTGGCATCATCGTCTCCCTCCTCATCTGCTTTGTGGCCTACTTCGGAGTTTCTGCTTCCTTGACTTTGATGGTTCCTTATTTCCTGGTGGACAAGGAGAGTCCCCTGCCGGATGCCTTCAAGGCTGTGGGTTGGGAGCCTGCCCGCTATGTTGTTGCCATTGGCTCACTCTGTGCCCTCTCTACAAG CTTGCTTGGCTCCATGTTCCCCATGCCACGAGTGATCTATGCCATGGCTGAAGATGGGCTTCTCTTCAAGTTTCTGTTCCGGGTACATAGCCGGACCAAGACTCCCTTGGTGGCCACTGTTGTGTCAGGCATCATTGCTG CCCTGATGGCATTTCTCTTTGAGCTGAGGGACCTGGTCAACCTCATGTCCATTGGTACTCTGCTGGCCTACTCCCTGGTGGCTGTCTGTGTGCTTATCCTCAG GTATCAACCTGAGCCATGCGCCTACTCCAAAGATGTGGAAATGCTCGAGATGAACGGAAGCGAAGAAGAGAAAGTGATCATGAATCTTGCAGTCAGCGACAGCCAAACTAGACTCAAAGAAAAGTTTACTTGGAAGAAGCTTTTCTGCCCTTCTGAGGATATGCCAACTGGCATCTCTGGGCGCATCGTCTACATCAGCAGCACTGTCATCT CTGTCATGATCACTGCTTTGTGTGGCATCCTCGCACAGAACTGGGAAGCACTCTTGGAAAGGAGTGTTGGCTGGGTCCTGGCCTCTGCGCTTCTCCTGGCTGTTTCGGTTCTTGGCACCATCATCATCTGGAGGCAGCCAGAAAGCAAGACTCGTCTCACTTTCAAA GTTCCTGCCCTGCCACTCCTCCCGCTGCTCAGTATCTTCGTGAATATCTATCTGATGATGCAGCTGGATGCAGGGACTTGGGTCCGCTTTTCAATTTGGATGGCCATAG GCTTTGCCATTTATTTTGGCTATGGGATCTGGCACAGCGAAGAGGGGCAGGTGGCTCGGCAGTCCCAGTCAGCGTCCACTAAGCCTCTGGATTCGCCTAGCGCTGACCTGAACCAAGACATGGCGACATGA
- the SLC7A3 gene encoding cationic amino acid transporter 3 isoform X2 — translation MLKKTMTSFGKKLIRQRTVDLSSQETQLARCLSTLDLIALGVGSTLGAGVYVLSGEVAKDLAGPSIVICFFIAAISSVLAGLCYAEFGARVPKAGSAYLYSYVTVGEIWAFTTGWNLILSYMIGTASVARAWSSTFDHIIGDHISAFFHNRTALHVENVLAEYPDFFALFLVLLLTALLSFGVSESALVNKIFTAINLLVLTFVIIAGFIKGDVKNWNLSEEDFQNRSQESGNKAGPFGNGGFFPFGFEGILSGAATCFYAFVGFDCIATTGEEARNPQRAIPIGIIVSLLICFVAYFGVSASLTLMVPYFLVDKESPLPDAFKAVGWEPARYVVAIGSLCALSTSLLGSMFPMPRVIYAMAEDGLLFKFLFRVHSRTKTPLVATVVSGIIAALMAFLFELRDLVNLMSIGTLLAYSLVAVCVLILRYQPEPCAYSKDVEMLEMNGSEEEKVIMNLAVSDSQTRLKEKFTWKKLFCPSEDMPTGISGRIVYISSTVISVMITALCGILAQNWEALLERSVGWVLASALLLAVSVLGTIIIWRQPESKTRLTFKVPALPLLPLLSIFVNIYLMMQLDAGTWVRFSIWMAIGFAIYFGYGIWHSEEGQVARQSQSASTKPLDSPSADLNQDMAT, via the exons ATGTTGAAGAAAACCATGACAAGCTTTGGCAAGAAGCTGATCCGGCAGCGCACGGTGGACCTCAGCTCGCAGGAGACTCAGTTAGCCCGCTGCCTCTCCACTCTAGATCTGATCGCTCTGGGGGTGGGCAGCACCCTTGGGGCAGGTGTCTACGTTCTGTCAGGAGAAGTGGCCAAGGATCTAGCTGGCCCTTCTATTGTGATCTGCTTCTTCATTGCTGCAATCTCGTCGGTGTTGGCCGGCTTATGTTATGCAGAGTTTGGAGCCCGTGTGCCCAAGGCTGGCTCTGCCTACCTCTACAGCTATGTGACTGTTGGGGAGATTTGGGCCTTCACCACAGGATGGAACCTTATCCTCTCTTATATGATAG GAACAGCTAGTGTGGCTCGGGCCTGGAGCTCCACTTTTGACCACATCATTGGAGACCACATCTCTGCTTTTTTCCACAACAGAACAGCCTTGCATGTCGAAAACGTGCTGGCTGAGTATCCAGACTTCTTTGCTCTCTTCTTGGTCTTGCTTCTTACAG CCTTGTTATCATTTGGAGTGAGTGAATCTGCCCTGGTGAACAAGATCTTCACGGCCATCAACTTGCTTGTCCTCACCTTTGTCATCATTGCTGGTTTCATAAAAGGAGATGTCAAGAACTGGAATTTGTCTGAAGAAGATTTTCAGAACCGATCACAGGAATCTGGAAACAA AGCGGGCCCCTTTGGTAACGGCggctttttcccctttggctttGAGGGGATTCTGTCGGGAGCTGCCACCTGCTTCTATGCCTTTGTTGGATTTGACTGTATTGCAACAACAG GGGAGGAAGCACGTAACCCCCAGCGGGCAATCCCCATTGGCATCATCGTCTCCCTCCTCATCTGCTTTGTGGCCTACTTCGGAGTTTCTGCTTCCTTGACTTTGATGGTTCCTTATTTCCTGGTGGACAAGGAGAGTCCCCTGCCGGATGCCTTCAAGGCTGTGGGTTGGGAGCCTGCCCGCTATGTTGTTGCCATTGGCTCACTCTGTGCCCTCTCTACAAG CTTGCTTGGCTCCATGTTCCCCATGCCACGAGTGATCTATGCCATGGCTGAAGATGGGCTTCTCTTCAAGTTTCTGTTCCGGGTACATAGCCGGACCAAGACTCCCTTGGTGGCCACTGTTGTGTCAGGCATCATTGCTG CCCTGATGGCATTTCTCTTTGAGCTGAGGGACCTGGTCAACCTCATGTCCATTGGTACTCTGCTGGCCTACTCCCTGGTGGCTGTCTGTGTGCTTATCCTCAG GTATCAACCTGAGCCATGCGCCTACTCCAAAGATGTGGAAATGCTCGAGATGAACGGAAGCGAAGAAGAGAAAGTGATCATGAATCTTGCAGTCAGCGACAGCCAAACTAGACTCAAAGAAAAGTTTACTTGGAAGAAGCTTTTCTGCCCTTCTGAGGATATGCCAACTGGCATCTCTGGGCGCATCGTCTACATCAGCAGCACTGTCATCT CTGTCATGATCACTGCTTTGTGTGGCATCCTCGCACAGAACTGGGAAGCACTCTTGGAAAGGAGTGTTGGCTGGGTCCTGGCCTCTGCGCTTCTCCTGGCTGTTTCGGTTCTTGGCACCATCATCATCTGGAGGCAGCCAGAAAGCAAGACTCGTCTCACTTTCAAA GTTCCTGCCCTGCCACTCCTCCCGCTGCTCAGTATCTTCGTGAATATCTATCTGATGATGCAGCTGGATGCAGGGACTTGGGTCCGCTTTTCAATTTGGATGGCCATAG GCTTTGCCATTTATTTTGGCTATGGGATCTGGCACAGCGAAGAGGGGCAGGTGGCTCGGCAGTCCCAGTCAGCGTCCACTAAGCCTCTGGATTCGCCTAGCGCTGACCTGAACCAAGACATGGCGACATGA
- the NCBP2 gene encoding nuclear cap-binding protein subunit 2, whose product MSSLLNTTLRGLDSDSYCEISVYRDQHFKGSCYLQEKALKNSCTIYVGNLSFYTTEEQIHELFSKCGDVKRIVMGLDKVKKTPCGFCFVEYYTRAEAEHSMRFIDGTRLDDRIIRTDWDAGFKEGRQYGRGKTGGQVRDEYRTDYDVGRGGFGKMIQMQKTDQQTVIY is encoded by the exons ATGTCGAGTCTCCTGAACACGACGCTGCGCGGGCTGGACAGCGACTCGTACTGCGAGATCAGCGTGTACCGCGACCAGCACTTCAAG GGGAGCTGTTACCTGCAGGAAAAAGCCCTGAAGAACTCCTGCACGATTTATGTGGGTAACTTGTCCTTCTACACGACCGAGGAGCAGATCCACGAACTCTTCTCCAAATGTGGGGATGTCAAGCGCATTGTCATGGGGCTGGACAAAGTGAAGAAGACGCCCTGTGGCTTCTGCTTTGTGGA ATACTACACAAGAGCGGAGGCTGAGCATTCCATGCGGTTCATCGACGGAACCCGGCTGGACGATCGCATCATCCGGACTGACTGGGATGCCGGGTTCAAAGAAGGGCGGCAGTATGGCCGTGGCAAGACAGGTGGCCAG GTCCGAGATGAGTACCGGACAGACTATGATGTGGGAAGAGGCGGCTTTGGGAAGATGATCCAGATGCAGAAGACAGATCAACAAACAGTGATCTACTAA